The nucleotide sequence CAGCTGCTCGAAAATCAGCGAGGCGGATAACCGGGAAAGGCCAAGGCCACCGTTGTCTTCATCGATATAGAGGGCCAAGTAGCCCTGTTCGGCCGCGCGCTTGATCACGTCCACCGGGAAGTGGTGGTCGCGGTCCCAGTCGGCAGCATGCGGGGCCAGTTCACGGCTGGCGAATTGGCGAGCGCTTTCGACCAGCAGGCGTTGTTCTTCGCTAAGTTCAAAGTCCATTGCGCATCCTTTTGGGCGTGATGCCCCGATTCATAAAGCCGGGCCGGCTCGTGACCGGCCCGGTAATAGGTTATTTGAGTTGTATGGTCATATTCGGCCCGGCAGGTGCAGCGCTGGCGAGGGCGTCGTCATCAAACCAGCGGCTGGTCACCGTTTTCGTTTCGGTAAAGAACCGTACCCCTTGTTTACCATAGGCATGCAGGTCGCCATAGAACGAGCCCTTCCAACCGGTAAACGAGAAGAACGGCAGCGGCACCGGTACCGGTACGTTAATGCCCACTTGGCCAACTTCTACCGTGTGCTGGTAATGCCGCGCCGCGCCGCCGGAGCGGGTAAAAATCGAGGTGCCGTTGCCGTAGGGGCTGGCGTTGACCAGTTCGATGGCTTCATCCAGCGTGTCGACTTGCATGCACACCAGTACCGGGCCGAAGATTTCTTCGCGGTACAGGCTCATTTTTGCAGTGACACCGCGAAACAAGGTGGCGCCGATCCAGTTGCCGTTCGGGTAACCCTCGACCGTGCAGTGCGAACCATCCAGCAGGCATTCGGCGCCTTCCGCTTTGCCTTCTGCAATGATGCGAATGACCCGCTGTTTGGCTTGTTGGCTGATCAGTGGGCCAAAGGCAGCGTGACCATTGGTCCAGTAACCGGGTTGCAGGTCGGCCATTTGTGCCTGCAGCTCATCAATCCACTGCTTGGATTCGCCAACGAACACCGCCACGCTGATCGCCATGCAGCGCTGCCCGGCCGCGCCGCAACTGGCGCCGACCAAGTTGCTCAGTACCTGCTGTTTATTGGCGTCGGGCATGATCACCATATGGTTCTTGGCCCCGGCAAAGGCTTGCACGCGCTTTAGGTGCGCGGTGCCGGTGCGGTAGATGTGCTGGCCAACCGGCACTGAACCGACAAAAGAGATAGCGCGAATGTCCGGATGGGTGAGCAAGCTGTCGACCACTTCGCGAGCGCCGTGCAGCACTTGCAGCACACCTTTGGGGGCGCCGGCTTCGATAAACAGCTCGGCGAGGCGATTAGGCGTCAGTGGGTCTTGCTCGGAGGGCTTGAGAATAAAGGTGTTGCCGGCGGCGATGGCCAGGGGAAACATCCACAGCGGAATCATCGCCGGGAAGTTAAACGGGGTGATGCCCACGCATACGCCGAGTGGCTGAATCCAACTGGCGGTGTCGATGTCGCGGGCGACGTTTTCCATGGTCTCGCCCATCATCAGGCTGGCGATATTGCACGCCTGCTCGACCACCTCGATACCGCGCCACACATCGCCCTTGGCGTCGGCCAGGGTTTTGCCGGTTTCGCCTGCGAGGATTTCCGCCAGCTCATCGTGGTGTTCTTTGAGCAAGTGCTGATACCGCAGCATCACCCGCGCGCGGTCAGACACTGGCACTTCACGCCAGGTCAGGAAGGCTGCCTTGGCACTGGCAATCGCCGCTTCAATTTCCTCGGCAGTGGCCTTGGGCGTGAGCGCCAAAACGTGCTGGGTCGCCGGGTCGGTGACTTCGATAAATTCGCGGGTACGGCTTTCGCGCCATTCGCCGTCGATCAACTGTGGGATTGCCTTGGCCATTGTTCCTCCGGGTGAGTCTCACGCGGGACTCGGTGGTTATTTGTCCGTGTTATAGCGGCCTTAATCCACTTTGTGGATTGACGATCTTGGTCAGTGGATGGACTATCTTGTGATTGAAAGACGCGCGGAGAGCCGAATGCCTGCCTATGTGGATACCTCTAATTGGCCTCTGCCTGTCAACGGTGTGCGCTTTATCACGCCACCTCGACTACGGCGTTTATTAGTCAAAAGCCCACTGGCGAGTGGCTGCTACCCGCTGGCATTGGGTTTCTACCCGCAAGCGCAAGGGCACGGTATGCAGCGCACCGCGCCAGACGATCACCTGTTGATCTACTGCCGCGCCGGGCAGGGCTGGTTGGACACGCCGGATGGACGATTAGCTGTCAGTGGTGGTGATCTGCTGCTGTTGCCAAAAGGTATTGCTCACGCCTATGGCGCAGATGCCCAAAAACCTTGGACGTTGTATTGGGTGCACTTCGATGGCGACTTGGTGGCCGATTTTGTTAAACCGCTGGGCAAGGGGCCGCTGTGGCGTATCGGTGTGCAGCCACGCTTGTTGGCTGAGCTTGATGCGTTACTTAACCTGCGTAAACAAGGCCTTAACCTGCCTCACTTTATTCATGCGGCGCATCAGTTGCAGGTGCTGCTGACGTCCTTGGCGGTGTTGCCAACGCGCGCCACCTTGAAGTCTGGGCGGGTGCTGGATGTGGATGCGGTGCAGGCAGTGATGCGTGCCCACTTACATGGTTCGCTGAACCTCGATGAGCTGGCTGCGCAGTTCAAACTGTCGCGCTTTCACTTCGCCAAGACCTACCGCGCACTGACCGGGCACGCGCCGATTCAGGAATTTATCCAACTGAAAATGGCCCACGCCTGCCGCCTACTCGACGAAGGTGAGCAGGGCATTCGCCAGGTGGCGGAGCAGCTGGGGTATGAAGACGTGTATTACTTCTCGCGGTTGTTTCGCAAAGTGGTGGGCATGGCGCCCAACCATTACCGGGCGCTGCATCAGGGCTAGGTTAGGCGTCAATACGCTAAGCCGGCGCCCGTAGCACGCGAGGCAGTGACCGCGTGCAGTTACTTAGGCGCTGGTGATGGTATTTCGACCACTGCGCTTCGAGTTGTACATGGCGCGGTCGGCATTTTGTAGCAGCGTTTGCGCATCGCTACCGTCTTGCGGGTAAAGGCTGATACCGAGGCTGGCACGTACCTGCAGGTCTTTGCCATCGATCAACAGGCGGTTTTGCAGCAAGGCCAATAGCTTCTGGGCAATACCCAGCAGGGTGGCGTGGCTCTCAACCTCATCGAAGAGTATGACGAACTCGTCACCGCCCAAGCGGGCCACGGTGTCGCCACTGCGGGTCACCGAGGCGAGCAAGTGAGCCACGTTATTCAGTACCTCATCGCCGGCGGCGTGGCCGAGGCTGTCGTTAATTTCCTTAAAGTGATCGAGGTCAACATAAAGCAGGCCTAACAACTTGCCGCTGCGTTCGGCGTTACTGATGGCGTGTTGCAGGCGATCGAAAAACAGGCGGCGATTGGGTAGGCCGGTCAACGGGTCGTTGTGCGCCATGCGCTGCAGCTCTTTCTGGTTCGTGTTGAGTTCGACTATCTGAGTGAGGATTTTTTCCTGCATGGCGCGGATATCTCGGGCCAACTTACCAAGTTCGTCACCGCGCTCGGTTGGCAGTGGCTGCAGGCTGAGGTCTTTGCTGAAATGGGCGATTGCCAAGCCTATTTGATTCAGGGGTCGAATCATCTTGCGCGCAAGCCACAGTGAGAGCAGCAGGGTGATCAAGCTAAGCGCCACGATGATTTGTATCAGGCGCTGATCGAGTTCGCGGGATGCTGCGAGGATATGTTCCTCGGGTACTGCCAGGCCCAGTAGTAAATGCTTGCTCTCAGCTTCGAAGCTGACGGTGGTAAAGGCCGCTAGCCGGGTCGGCTGCTCACGTTTGGCTGGCAGAATACTGAGCATGTTGCTGCTTTCCCCTGTAAGTAAAGCAAGCAGTTCCGGCAGCTGGGTTTGAATCATTACGCTGGGGCCTTGCCCGTTGGTCTGGGACTTGTTGCGCTCAGGGTTGAGCAGCAGTTCGCCCTGACTGTTGGCCAGAAAAAACTGATAGTAGTCGGGCAGATCGCGCTGCAAGCGGCTGAATAGCTTCTTGATATTGATGCTCAGCACTATCAGACCGAGTACGTGCTGGTCATTGGCCCAAATAGGGCTGGCCAGGTGGAGTGTTAACCCTTTGTCCGGATCAAGGCGCGAAGGGGCTATCTCAGAAAAGAACAGCTGGCCTGGCACTAACTTCAACGTTTTAAACACATAGGGGAAATGGCCTTTTTCTTGTAAAGCGCTGCTGGCAACCATGCCGTGGCGATCAACGTTGATGCGCTCCAAACCATGGTTTTTCGCGTCGATCAGGCGAATACGCTGGTACTCGGGGTGGGCGTTGAGCATGGAGGTAAATAGCTGAGTTAACTCCGCAAACTCTTTGTTGCTCCTTGGCATGTCTGCAAGCACGTCAACCGGTTGCGACTGGGTGCTGAGTACCTTGAGGTCATCGGCGAAATTTTCCAGGCTGATCTGCAGGTTACGCCCCAATACTTGATTGGCCAGCAGCAGATCGCGCTTGGCAGCAGCAATCAAGATTTGCTTGCTGCTGCTCAGGGCGTAGTAACTGGCCAGCCCACTGAGCAGCAAACCGAATAAGCAGAGCAATACGGTGAGCTTACTGCCAAGGCTGAGTTTCAAGGCTGCACTACGTTTTCCGGGCGCTCCCCGGCGAGTATGGATTGCCACAATTTGGCGCGCAGTTCAGCGTTTGCCACAGGCTCAAGCCAAATCAGGTGCAAGGGCGCGTTTGAGGCGTGCAGGGTGCGCAAGGTGTTTTCCAGGCCCTGGCGCTCAGTCAAGGCGACGCTGACTTGTGGCTCAAGGCTGTAGTTGATCCATTGCTCAGCCAGGTCACGGTTGGGCGAAGTGCGAGTAATTGCCCAGCAGTCCAGCCAGGCAAACGCACCTTCCTGAGGGATCACGTAACCCACATCGGCGCCTGCATCCTGTAACAGCTTAAGTTGCTGACGACCGTAGTTGGCATACATCAAGGCAACGGGGTTTTGCGTAAACAGGCTTACTGACTCTTCCGGCAAGCTGTAAAAGCTCAGCACGTTACGCCGCAACTCAATCAGCTTGGTTAGCGTGGCGGGCATCTCTTCGTTTGGTGTCGCGAAGGGAGGTTTAGCAAGGGCTTGGCGGGCCAGGGAGAAGCTGTGACTGCTGCCGTCATAGGCCAGCACTTGACCCTGCCATTGCGGATCCCAGAGGCTGTCAATCGAGTTCGGTGGGCGATCCATCATCTTGCGGTTATAGATCAGCCCCATCTCGCCATAGACATAAGGGACTCCGTAGGCCTGCCCCTTATGCATTAAGCCGGGAATGTCGTTGATCTGACGAAACTGCTGGAGTTGGCCGTTGCGATTGGTCAAATTTGCCAAGCGTAAGGGTTGCAGCAGCTGCTGCTGTACGAAGTGGTTGATTTCGGAGGTGTTGGCGGTGATTACATCGTAATGCTTGCCGCCATCCTTACTCAGCTTAAACCGCAACTCGTCATCGTTACCGACAAGGGTGACCTCTACGTCGACGTTATAGCGTTCAGCAAAAGCTGCGACTAAGTCGGCATCGGCATAGCCAGGCCACGTCAGGACGCGTAGCAGTGGCTTGGCCTCTAATGGCAGGCTGAGTAGGCACAGTAGGAGTATGGGTAGCAGTGAGCGTAATGGCACGGTAATGGCCTTTGCTTTTTCACAGTCTAGGCCAGTAATAGCCTAGTGCAGAAGCCCCTTGATCTGTTTGCTTGGGGAGATTTTGCTGAGTGACAGCATCCGTCTCTGCGCACCATCTTCGCAAGCACCGCAACTCAAGGTATCACCTGGCGCTACAACCGGCGCTGCAATGCCGTTTGCCTTGACTTGCCTAGACGCGTTCCTTAGCGTGCCGTCTCCGTTGGATTAAGCAGGATTCTGGCATGAGCACTGCCGATAACGTCAAACTCGAAGCGGGCTGGAAGGCCGCTCTGCATGAAGAGTTCGAGAAGCCCTATATGCGTGAGCTGGGTGATTTTCTGCGGGCGGAAAAGGCCGCAGGCAAGCAGATTTATCCGCCTGGTGCGCTGATCTTCAATGCGCTCAACTCCACTCCACTGGCTCAGGTCAAGGTGGTGGTGATTGGCCAGGACCCTTATCACGGCGAGGGTCAGGCTCACGGCCTGTGCTTCTCGGTGCAGCCGGGGGTGAAGACGCCGCCGTCGCTGGTGAATATCTATAAAGAGCTCAAGCGTGACCTGAATATTGATATTCCCGGCCATGGCAACCTGCAGCATTGGGCGGAGCAGGGCGTGCTGCTGCTCAACACCTCGTTGACGGTTGAGCATGGCATCGCCGGCTCCCACGCCAAGATTGGCTGGCAGACTTTTACCGACAAGGTGATCGAGGTGGTCAGCCAGCAGCAAGCGCGGCTGGTGTTTCTGCTCTGGGGCGCGCATGCGCAGAGCAAGGAAAAGCTGATCGATACCAGCAAGCACCTGGTGCTGAAATCAGTGCACCCTTCGCCACTGTCAGCGCACCGTGGTTTTATCGGTAATGGCCATTTCAGCCGCTGCAATAAATTCCTTGTGCAGCATGAACTGAGCCCGATCGATTGGCGTTTGCCTGAGGCGTGTTAACGCCTACGTCGGCCTGCCAGCGTGCAGCGCGCAGCAGGCAGCTAAATCGGGTTTAGGCTTTGCATTGCTGCTCGCTGAGGTCCTTGCGCAGGTCACGCAGGCGATGGCCTAAGCGCTCACGCTGGCTTTGATCAGCGCTGCCTAGCAACTGGCCAAACAACAACGCCAGCGCCTGGCGTGAGCGATCATAGTTGGCGCGGTATTCGTCGCTGTAAAACGCCTCACGTTGCTGCAGCAAGCGTGTCAGCTGTTCGGCGAAGTCGGCACTGTGACGTTGGGCGAAGGCGGCGCGTAACTGCGTCTGCCATTGTTGGCGGTTTTCCAACCACAGCCGGTTCTGCTCGCCGAGGCCATTGGCCCAGTCTGCAATGTGGTCTGTTTGTGCGCTGTTCAGGCGCCCCAGCCAAGGCTTCGTCCGTGCCTGCATGCGCTCGCGTCGCTCGCTGATTTGTAAAGCCAGCGGTGGCTCAAGGTAGTCTTGGCGGTCTTCTAGGTTGTCTTCATCGAGTGCTGCATAGAATTCGTTGATTTGCTCATCGTTTAACCCTTGCAGCAGTTCGATCGCCGTTGGGGTGATTTCCACGCTGATGCGTTTAAGTGCAGCATCGAACTGGCTGAATTGCTCAAGTAATTGGCGGTTATCCGGTTGCGGCTGGTTGAGGATGCCCTCAGTGGTTTGCAGCCAGTCGATATAACGCGGCAACTCGGCGCTGCAGTGCCATTGCAAGTGCGCCTCTAGGCGAGGCTTTAGCCAGGCCTGCTGCTGGCTATCCAAGTTTAGATAGTCGTTCAGCCGCCAAGGCACCAGCCAGTCTAGGTTGCGATACGCCAGGCCGGCGCGGCTGCAAGCGCTGACCAACAGGCTGACGCAGAGCAATAGCAACAGGGTTTTTAGGATAGGCCAGCGCAGAAGGTTCATTAACAGTGCCTCATTGATTCAGGCCTGAGAGTACGCCTACGCAATGGTCCTGCGTGACTGTGAACATATTTGTTAAACAAAAAATTTGCCCTGCAAGGCCTAACCAAGCGCCCTTGCCAGAGCCTGTTTAAACCGCGCGCTGTAAAGCGTAGGCAGTTCGCCGCAGCAGAGCGCTGTCGATGGCGGTTCGTTTAAGTCGGGTGGCGCGGGTGTGGGGAGGTTCTTGCTGCAGTGCCGACTAAGTCAGCACTGCAGCTCAGCGGGCCTTGGTTACTGCAGCATGCTCATGGCGGCTTCCATGGCGGCCGACAAGTCTTCGTCATCATTGAGATTCTGGCTTGGGTCTAAGCCGAGCTTGCGGAATGCCGGGATCTGGCTCCAGTCCAGCTGGGTGTAAGGGTGCTCGCTGCCCAAATAGCTCTGCAGGGTGGCGACCTGGACGATATCGACATAATCGACCTTGGCGCTGTCGCGCGTGAAGTCCAGGTACTGGCTAGGGACCATGGCGATCTGCTCGGGAAACTCCCACGTGCGAAGGATTCTATCGCCGATGATCGGGTGTATTTGCTCAATCACATGGTTGAGGCTGATGGAGTCGGCCAGCAGTTCGCTGTGTTCTTCGGCGTAGGTCAGAATCGGCAACACACCGATCTGATGGACTAAGCCGGCGAGGGTGGCTTGGTCAGGTAACAGGCGGGTGTAGTGCTTGCAGAGAACGTGGCAAATGCCGGCGATTTCGGTGCTTTTATTCCACACTTCACGCATTTTCCGGTCAACTACATCGCTGGTGGCCTGGAACATCTGTTCCATGGCAAGGCCTGTGGCCAAGTTACAGGTGTAGTTGATGCCCAGACGCGCAACAGCCATTTGTATGTCGGTGATTTCTTTGTTGGTGCGCAGCAGCGGGCTGTTGACCACTTTGATGATACGCGCGGTCAAGGCGGCGTCGTTGCCTATGACTTTACTCAGTTGCGGGATGCCGATATCCGGGTCTTCTGCTGCCTCGCGGACTTTTAACGCGACTTCTGGCAGGGTCGGCAGTACCAGTTCATCGCTGTCGATGGCCTGGATCAGCTCCTTTTGGACTTTTTCGGCAAGCTTGCTCATGGGTCATTCTCTTTAGACGGTGAGGCTAATAAGTGAAGGTAAGTGGCGCTTAGCGCTGAATGTCGCGATCTGAGTCCAGTGTATACGGCAATTCGAGGACGCTCAGCGTGCGGCCCTCGGCAGAACCCACGTGAATATGGCCATCCTGTGCGGCATCCTCTTGCAGTACCGCCAGCAGTTCGATACCCGTTGCGCTGCGGGCTGCTAACACGACCTCACCGACGCTGGATGCGCGCGCAGGCGAAAACAATGCAGTGGCGGGCTCTGGCACTTGGTTGTCATGCAGTTCTAAGCGGTACAGGCGGCGTTTGAGCTTGCCGAGGTATTGCATGCGCGCCACGATTTCCTGCCCGGTGTAACAGCCTTTTTTGAAGCTGACGCCACCCACGGCTTGCAAATTGATCATCTGCGGAATGAACAGCTCGCGGGTGCCGCCCATGACCTGGCCAACGCCGGCCCGGACTTGCGCCAACAGCCAAGCATTAAGCGGTGCCTCTGGCAGTTGACTGGCTATTAGCGCTTTGACGGTTTCGCTCTGGTTGGCGGGTATCCACAGCTCGGCGCGGCCATCGCTTAAGCGAAGGGCTAGCAATTCATTGTTGTGCACCACGCTGTCAGTAGCCTCTGGCAACGCTAAGCCGAGGCTAATCAGGACGCTGTCGCCACCGCTCAAACCCAGGCGCAGCCAGGCACAACTTTCGTCAGCGAGTTTAGATTTGCTAAAGGCTGCGTATTTTTTCAGGTCGTTTAACTGCGCTTCAAGCAGATCGCTGGCCATCGCTAACAGGTAGCCATCACTGACTGCGACCACACGAAAGCTTGACTGCATACGACCTTTGGGCGTGCAGCGCGCACCTAGGCTGGAGTAACTTTCGCTGAGGTAATTAAGGTTGCAGGTGATTTGACCCTGGAGGAACTTGTTGGCGTCTGGGCCGCGTACGGCGAGGAGGCCTTCGTGGCTGAGGGTGCAATAAAACGCGGTGTCGGCCATGGTGAGTTAGCTATCGCTGAATAAAAGTTAGGGGGCTCATCATAGAGCGCACTTGGCGCCTTGTCAGCGCTTGCCGCAGCTTGTGACGGCGGATTGCCCGGCAGGCTGCTGCAGACGATCTTTTCACCGGTATACTGCGCGACATACTTATGGCTGCCATGCATGGCAGCCTCCCATCTGGCAGTCGCTGCGCGACATTAAAGTGGCTCCATGCCACTTTTCAAGGAGCATACCCATGGTTGACTCAGTTGAACTCAATCGTCTTTTTTGGCATAGCCGCCGCGGCATGCTGGAGCTGGACGTATTGTTGGTGCCATTTGTACGTGAGGTGTATCCGCACTTGGATGCAGAAGACCGTGAGCGCTACCGCAAACTGCTTGAGTCTGAGGATCAGGACATGTTTGGCTGGTTTATGCAGCGCAATCAGCCTGAAGATGACGATCTCAAGCGCATGGTTCGGATGATTTTGGACCGTGTCCAGCCCAAGTGATGCCTTCGAGTGCTGGTGGCAGCCTTCGCGCTGGCTGCTGGCGTGCTATGGCCTGATCCAAGGGCTGGCACTGCTCAGTGTGGGGTTGGTGGATATTGTGCTGTGGGCGCAGATGCTCGGCGCGGCGTTCTGCGTCGCACATGCCCTTTGGGTCGTACCGCGGTATCTGCTGCTGACACGGCCTTCGGCTTACCGGGCGTTGCGTTGCAATACGCTGGGTTGGCAGGTGTTCAGCGAAGTCTCGGGTTGGCAAACTATTGAGCTGCACCCTGATAGCTTGGCGCTGCCGTTGGCTGTGCTGCTGCGCTTTCGTTTGGCCGGGCAGCGGCGCGTGCGTTCGCTGTGCATCCCGCGCGACAGCTTGGCGCGCAAGCAGCATCGGCGTTTACGGGTGCGGCTTAAATTCAGTCGTCATAGGTGGGCGGCACTAAAATAGTGTCTTTGGCCTCGGCCAATTGATGCGGATAGTCCAAGGTGTAGTGCAGGCCTCGGCTTTCGTGGCGCAGCATGGCTGAGCGAATCATCAATTCGGCGACTTGGGCCAAGTTACGCAGCTCAATCAGGTCACGGCTGACTTTGTAATTGCTATAAAACTCATGGATCTCGTCAAGCAGCATGCGCACCCGGTGCTCGGCGCGCTGCAAGCGCTTGTTGGTGCGTACGATGCCCACGTAGTCCCACATAAAGCGGCGTAATTCATCCCAGTTGTGCGCAATGATTACGTCTTCGTCGGAATCGGTCACTTGGCTGGCGTCCCAGCCGGGAAGCTCGCTGGGTATGCTGATTTGATCCAGTTGCGCGAGAATATTTTCCGCCGCCGAGCGCGCGTAGACGAAGCATTCCAACAGCGAGTTACTGGCCATGCGGTTGGCACCATGCAGGCCGGTAAAACTGGTTTCGCCGATGGCATACAAACCGGGTACGTCGGTGTGGCCGCTTTGGTCGACCAGCACGCCGCCACAGGTGTAGTGAGCAGCCGGCACCACTGGAATAGGTTCTTTAGTAATGTCGATGCCAAATTCTAGACAGCGCTCATACACGGTTGGGAAGTGCGTCTTAATGAATTCAGCAGGTTTATGGCTGATATCCAGAAACACGCAGTCTATGCCGAGGCGCTTCATTTCATGGTCAATGGCGCGGGCGACGATATCGCGCGGCGCTAATTCAGCGCGCTCATCGAACCGCGGCATAAAGCGTTCGCCGTTGGGTAGTTTGAGCAGGGCACCCTCACCGCGCAGAGCTTCAGTGACCAGAAAACTCTTAGCCTTTGGGTGATACAGGCACGTTGGGTGGAATTGGTTGAACTCTAAGTT is from Pseudomonas sp. TMP9 and encodes:
- a CDS encoding CoA-acylating methylmalonate-semialdehyde dehydrogenase is translated as MAKAIPQLIDGEWRESRTREFIEVTDPATQHVLALTPKATAEEIEAAIASAKAAFLTWREVPVSDRARVMLRYQHLLKEHHDELAEILAGETGKTLADAKGDVWRGIEVVEQACNIASLMMGETMENVARDIDTASWIQPLGVCVGITPFNFPAMIPLWMFPLAIAAGNTFILKPSEQDPLTPNRLAELFIEAGAPKGVLQVLHGAREVVDSLLTHPDIRAISFVGSVPVGQHIYRTGTAHLKRVQAFAGAKNHMVIMPDANKQQVLSNLVGASCGAAGQRCMAISVAVFVGESKQWIDELQAQMADLQPGYWTNGHAAFGPLISQQAKQRVIRIIAEGKAEGAECLLDGSHCTVEGYPNGNWIGATLFRGVTAKMSLYREEIFGPVLVCMQVDTLDEAIELVNASPYGNGTSIFTRSGGAARHYQHTVEVGQVGINVPVPVPLPFFSFTGWKGSFYGDLHAYGKQGVRFFTETKTVTSRWFDDDALASAAPAGPNMTIQLK
- a CDS encoding AraC family transcriptional regulator, whose protein sequence is MPAYVDTSNWPLPVNGVRFITPPRLRRLLVKSPLASGCYPLALGFYPQAQGHGMQRTAPDDHLLIYCRAGQGWLDTPDGRLAVSGGDLLLLPKGIAHAYGADAQKPWTLYWVHFDGDLVADFVKPLGKGPLWRIGVQPRLLAELDALLNLRKQGLNLPHFIHAAHQLQVLLTSLAVLPTRATLKSGRVLDVDAVQAVMRAHLHGSLNLDELAAQFKLSRFHFAKTYRALTGHAPIQEFIQLKMAHACRLLDEGEQGIRQVAEQLGYEDVYYFSRLFRKVVGMAPNHYRALHQG
- a CDS encoding diguanylate cyclase, whose translation is MKLSLGSKLTVLLCLFGLLLSGLASYYALSSSKQILIAAAKRDLLLANQVLGRNLQISLENFADDLKVLSTQSQPVDVLADMPRSNKEFAELTQLFTSMLNAHPEYQRIRLIDAKNHGLERINVDRHGMVASSALQEKGHFPYVFKTLKLVPGQLFFSEIAPSRLDPDKGLTLHLASPIWANDQHVLGLIVLSINIKKLFSRLQRDLPDYYQFFLANSQGELLLNPERNKSQTNGQGPSVMIQTQLPELLALLTGESSNMLSILPAKREQPTRLAAFTTVSFEAESKHLLLGLAVPEEHILAASRELDQRLIQIIVALSLITLLLSLWLARKMIRPLNQIGLAIAHFSKDLSLQPLPTERGDELGKLARDIRAMQEKILTQIVELNTNQKELQRMAHNDPLTGLPNRRLFFDRLQHAISNAERSGKLLGLLYVDLDHFKEINDSLGHAAGDEVLNNVAHLLASVTRSGDTVARLGGDEFVILFDEVESHATLLGIAQKLLALLQNRLLIDGKDLQVRASLGISLYPQDGSDAQTLLQNADRAMYNSKRSGRNTITSA
- a CDS encoding extracellular solute-binding protein: MPLRSLLPILLLCLLSLPLEAKPLLRVLTWPGYADADLVAAFAERYNVDVEVTLVGNDDELRFKLSKDGGKHYDVITANTSEINHFVQQQLLQPLRLANLTNRNGQLQQFRQINDIPGLMHKGQAYGVPYVYGEMGLIYNRKMMDRPPNSIDSLWDPQWQGQVLAYDGSSHSFSLARQALAKPPFATPNEEMPATLTKLIELRRNVLSFYSLPEESVSLFTQNPVALMYANYGRQQLKLLQDAGADVGYVIPQEGAFAWLDCWAITRTSPNRDLAEQWINYSLEPQVSVALTERQGLENTLRTLHASNAPLHLIWLEPVANAELRAKLWQSILAGERPENVVQP
- the ung gene encoding uracil-DNA glycosylase, which produces MSTADNVKLEAGWKAALHEEFEKPYMRELGDFLRAEKAAGKQIYPPGALIFNALNSTPLAQVKVVVIGQDPYHGEGQAHGLCFSVQPGVKTPPSLVNIYKELKRDLNIDIPGHGNLQHWAEQGVLLLNTSLTVEHGIAGSHAKIGWQTFTDKVIEVVSQQQARLVFLLWGAHAQSKEKLIDTSKHLVLKSVHPSPLSAHRGFIGNGHFSRCNKFLVQHELSPIDWRLPEAC
- a CDS encoding DUF6279 family lipoprotein codes for the protein MNLLRWPILKTLLLLLCVSLLVSACSRAGLAYRNLDWLVPWRLNDYLNLDSQQQAWLKPRLEAHLQWHCSAELPRYIDWLQTTEGILNQPQPDNRQLLEQFSQFDAALKRISVEITPTAIELLQGLNDEQINEFYAALDEDNLEDRQDYLEPPLALQISERRERMQARTKPWLGRLNSAQTDHIADWANGLGEQNRLWLENRQQWQTQLRAAFAQRHSADFAEQLTRLLQQREAFYSDEYRANYDRSRQALALLFGQLLGSADQSQRERLGHRLRDLRKDLSEQQCKA
- a CDS encoding HDOD domain-containing protein, whose product is MSKLAEKVQKELIQAIDSDELVLPTLPEVALKVREAAEDPDIGIPQLSKVIGNDAALTARIIKVVNSPLLRTNKEITDIQMAVARLGINYTCNLATGLAMEQMFQATSDVVDRKMREVWNKSTEIAGICHVLCKHYTRLLPDQATLAGLVHQIGVLPILTYAEEHSELLADSISLNHVIEQIHPIIGDRILRTWEFPEQIAMVPSQYLDFTRDSAKVDYVDIVQVATLQSYLGSEHPYTQLDWSQIPAFRKLGLDPSQNLNDDEDLSAAMEAAMSMLQ
- a CDS encoding folate-binding protein YgfZ; translated protein: MADTAFYCTLSHEGLLAVRGPDANKFLQGQITCNLNYLSESYSSLGARCTPKGRMQSSFRVVAVSDGYLLAMASDLLEAQLNDLKKYAAFSKSKLADESCAWLRLGLSGGDSVLISLGLALPEATDSVVHNNELLALRLSDGRAELWIPANQSETVKALIASQLPEAPLNAWLLAQVRAGVGQVMGGTRELFIPQMINLQAVGGVSFKKGCYTGQEIVARMQYLGKLKRRLYRLELHDNQVPEPATALFSPARASSVGEVVLAARSATGIELLAVLQEDAAQDGHIHVGSAEGRTLSVLELPYTLDSDRDIQR
- a CDS encoding succinate dehydrogenase assembly factor 2, producing MVDSVELNRLFWHSRRGMLELDVLLVPFVREVYPHLDAEDRERYRKLLESEDQDMFGWFMQRNQPEDDDLKRMVRMILDRVQPK
- a CDS encoding protein YgfX yields the protein MSSPSDAFECWWQPSRWLLACYGLIQGLALLSVGLVDIVLWAQMLGAAFCVAHALWVVPRYLLLTRPSAYRALRCNTLGWQVFSEVSGWQTIELHPDSLALPLAVLLRFRLAGQRRVRSLCIPRDSLARKQHRRLRVRLKFSRHRWAALK
- the nadB gene encoding L-aspartate oxidase, whose amino-acid sequence is MSQHYQHDVLVIGSGAAGLTLALMLPEHLRIAVLSKGNLANGSTYWAQGGVAAVLDDTDTVESHVEDTLNAGGGLCREDAVRFTVEHSREAIQWLIDQGVPFTRDDHSAGEDSGFEFHLTREGGHSHRRIIHAADATGAAIFNTLLAQTKQRSNIELLEQRVAVDLITERKLGLAGQRCLGAYVLNRASGEVDTFAARFVILATGGAAKVYLYTSNPDGACGDGIAMAWRAGCRVGNLEFNQFHPTCLYHPKAKSFLVTEALRGEGALLKLPNGERFMPRFDERAELAPRDIVARAIDHEMKRLGIDCVFLDISHKPAEFIKTHFPTVYERCLEFGIDITKEPIPVVPAAHYTCGGVLVDQSGHTDVPGLYAIGETSFTGLHGANRMASNSLLECFVYARSAAENILAQLDQISIPSELPGWDASQVTDSDEDVIIAHNWDELRRFMWDYVGIVRTNKRLQRAEHRVRMLLDEIHEFYSNYKVSRDLIELRNLAQVAELMIRSAMLRHESRGLHYTLDYPHQLAEAKDTILVPPTYDD